A genomic region of Streptomyces sp. R33 contains the following coding sequences:
- a CDS encoding VanZ family protein, with protein MNHNAATAARPRRTRRILLLSLAITGMASAVFVVRGPLMMSAPRCMAGRWHGCYDTFNGVVLMTLVALPLSVLVVWALARRRRAAGVTWAWRMSLAEVGMVHGTVPFLWLTMMPGAAPGIAPARVSLVPLRDLVTMGSLGIVGNLLVFASLGFFAPMRLAALASLPRILALGAGCSVLVETAQYVLQLDRVSSVDDVLVNAAGAVLAALASRRWWPTAAQAPADRPHPAPAPAD; from the coding sequence ATGAACCACAACGCAGCCACGGCGGCCCGGCCCCGCCGTACGCGCAGGATCCTGCTCCTCAGCCTGGCCATCACCGGGATGGCGAGCGCCGTGTTCGTCGTGCGGGGGCCGCTCATGATGTCCGCTCCGCGGTGCATGGCCGGGCGGTGGCACGGCTGCTACGACACGTTCAACGGTGTGGTGCTCATGACGTTGGTCGCGCTGCCGTTGTCCGTGCTCGTGGTGTGGGCGCTGGCGCGCCGGCGGCGGGCCGCCGGCGTCACCTGGGCGTGGCGGATGTCGCTGGCCGAGGTGGGCATGGTCCACGGGACGGTGCCGTTCCTGTGGCTGACCATGATGCCGGGCGCCGCCCCCGGCATCGCCCCCGCCCGGGTGAGCCTGGTGCCGCTGCGGGACCTGGTCACGATGGGATCGCTCGGGATCGTCGGCAACCTGCTGGTCTTCGCGTCGCTGGGGTTCTTCGCCCCGATGCGGCTCGCGGCGCTGGCGTCCCTGCCGCGGATCCTGGCGCTCGGGGCGGGCTGCTCGGTCCTGGTCGAAACCGCACAGTACGTACTGCAGCTGGACCGGGTGTCCTCCGTGGACGACGTCCTGGTCAACGCCGCCGGCGCCGTACTGGCCGCACTGGCGTCGCGCCGCTGGTGGCCTACTGCGGCGCAAGCGCCGGCGGACCGGCCCCACCCCGCCCCGGCGCCTGCAGACTGA
- a CDS encoding DUF885 domain-containing protein, whose translation MPNSTHPGGGRLPRQVADTHVEGLVELDPIAGTFLGVAESSGRLPDFSPEGQDAVTQLARTTLRQLAAAEALPGADDLAERRCARLLRERLTAELAVHEAGEGLRTVSNLDSPLHQVRDVLTLTPTDTDEDWAAIARRLRAVPDALAGYRASLNTGLARGLPAGPRQVSAVIGQLTEWIGTERSWFAEFTDPGPERLRDELTTAATVATGGLAELRDWFRDTYAPAVEGAPDVVGRERYVRLARHHNGADLDLDEAYAYGWSEFHRLLSEMRAEAERVLPGAGTPWEALAWCDRHGEAVEGVEETRQWLQSLMDETIDTLDGTHFELAARVRRVESRIAPRGSAAAPYYTEPSLDFSRPGRTWLPTMGETRFPVYDLVTTWYHEGVPGHHLQLAQWAHVADDLSRYQTTVGLVNANAEGWALYAERLMDELGFLSNAERRLGYLDAQMMRAIRVIVDIGMHLELEIPKDSPFHPCERWTPGLAQEFLARHTSRPADYVESEVIRYLGMAGQAIGYKLGERVWLMGREAARVRHGADFDLKAWHMAALSQGSLGLDDLLSEISAL comes from the coding sequence ATGCCCAACTCCACTCATCCCGGCGGCGGGCGGCTGCCCCGTCAGGTGGCCGACACCCATGTCGAGGGCCTCGTCGAACTCGACCCGATAGCCGGAACCTTCCTCGGCGTCGCCGAGAGTTCCGGCCGGCTCCCCGACTTCTCGCCGGAGGGCCAGGACGCGGTGACCCAGCTGGCCCGTACGACCCTGCGCCAGCTCGCTGCCGCAGAGGCCCTTCCCGGTGCGGACGACCTCGCCGAGCGTCGCTGCGCCCGGCTGCTGCGTGAGCGGCTCACCGCCGAACTCGCCGTGCACGAGGCAGGCGAGGGCCTGCGTACGGTCAGCAACCTCGACTCACCACTGCACCAGGTCCGCGACGTCCTCACGCTCACGCCCACGGACACGGACGAGGACTGGGCGGCGATCGCGCGACGGCTGCGCGCCGTCCCGGACGCCCTGGCGGGCTACCGCGCCTCTCTGAACACCGGTCTCGCACGCGGGCTGCCCGCAGGGCCACGGCAGGTATCGGCCGTCATCGGCCAGTTGACCGAGTGGATCGGTACCGAACGGAGCTGGTTCGCGGAATTCACCGACCCCGGCCCCGAGCGGCTGCGCGACGAACTCACCACGGCCGCCACCGTCGCCACCGGCGGCCTGGCGGAACTGCGCGACTGGTTCCGTGACACCTACGCCCCGGCCGTCGAAGGCGCACCCGATGTCGTCGGCCGAGAGCGCTACGTCCGTCTCGCCCGTCACCACAACGGCGCCGATCTCGACCTGGACGAGGCCTACGCGTACGGCTGGAGCGAGTTCCACCGGCTGCTCTCCGAGATGCGCGCCGAGGCCGAAAGGGTCTTGCCGGGCGCCGGTACCCCCTGGGAGGCGCTGGCTTGGTGCGACCGGCACGGCGAGGCCGTCGAGGGGGTCGAGGAGACCCGGCAGTGGCTCCAGTCGCTGATGGACGAAACGATCGACACGCTGGACGGCACCCACTTCGAACTGGCCGCGCGGGTACGCCGGGTCGAGTCGCGCATAGCCCCGCGAGGCAGTGCCGCAGCCCCCTACTACACCGAGCCGTCGCTGGACTTCTCCCGGCCCGGACGCACCTGGCTGCCGACGATGGGGGAGACCCGCTTCCCGGTCTACGACCTCGTCACCACCTGGTACCACGAGGGCGTACCCGGTCATCATCTCCAGCTGGCCCAGTGGGCGCACGTCGCCGACGACCTCTCCCGTTACCAGACCACCGTGGGCCTGGTCAACGCGAACGCCGAGGGCTGGGCGCTGTACGCCGAGCGCCTGATGGACGAGCTCGGCTTCCTCTCCAACGCCGAGCGTCGGCTGGGCTATCTGGACGCCCAGATGATGCGGGCCATTCGTGTGATCGTCGACATCGGGATGCACCTGGAGCTGGAGATCCCGAAGGACTCCCCCTTCCACCCGTGCGAGCGCTGGACGCCGGGGCTGGCTCAGGAGTTCCTCGCCCGCCACACCAGCCGCCCGGCCGACTACGTCGAGAGCGAGGTCATCCGCTATCTGGGCATGGCGGGCCAGGCCATCGGCTACAAGCTCGGCGAGCGTGTCTGGCTCATGGGCCGCGAGGCGGCCCGAGTGCGACACGGAGCGGACTTCGACCTCAAGGCCTGGCACATGGCCGCGCTGTCGCAGGGCTCGCTGGGCTTGGACGACCTGCTGAGCGAGATTTCAGCGCTCTGA
- a CDS encoding MDR family MFS transporter encodes MAVIDTLGLPNTKGRRPLIVAQVVDALGTGLFLPFAVVYFHAAKGIPLTTVGLMLSAGALLSLPAGPLGGRLIDRLGPRRVLVSSNLLRVLTFTAYVFIDTPLQLVGLVMVTMWGDSLFRPAVSALVAQVADDGHRARWYAMDRSLRNAGIGVGGLVGSTLVGWGGTSGYTAVVVLNAVSFLAAAGLVATWRPSAVPPPAGADPVPAGKAAGEPRGGYREVLADRPFLGVLATVWVFALCDLALTVLLSAYVIEGRGLPAWQPGMLFAINTVMVVLAQTALAKAVERHRRPRVLQVAAVLWMVSFVLIALVPREHVGLAFGGLVLGMVVFTVAELLQAPTSSALIVGMAAGHLRGRYLGLEELMWSLAKVLAPTVFTWLLARGAGLPWFALCLCCLAAVVVLQRLRRVLPARVQRETVRG; translated from the coding sequence ATGGCTGTCATCGACACCCTCGGCCTGCCGAACACCAAGGGCCGCAGGCCCCTGATCGTCGCCCAGGTCGTCGACGCCCTGGGCACAGGGCTCTTCCTCCCGTTCGCCGTCGTGTACTTCCACGCGGCCAAGGGCATCCCCCTTACCACGGTCGGTCTGATGCTGTCCGCCGGCGCGCTGCTCTCGCTGCCCGCGGGACCGCTGGGGGGTCGGCTCATCGACCGGCTCGGGCCGCGGCGCGTGCTGGTCTCGAGCAACCTGCTCCGTGTACTGACCTTCACCGCCTACGTGTTCATCGACACACCCTTGCAGCTGGTCGGGCTGGTCATGGTCACCATGTGGGGCGACAGCCTGTTCCGGCCCGCTGTCTCCGCGCTGGTGGCGCAGGTGGCCGACGACGGGCACCGGGCGCGCTGGTACGCGATGGACCGGTCCCTCCGCAACGCCGGGATCGGCGTCGGCGGACTGGTGGGCAGCACGCTCGTCGGCTGGGGCGGCACCTCGGGCTACACGGCCGTGGTCGTGCTGAATGCCGTGTCGTTCCTCGCCGCGGCCGGGCTGGTCGCGACCTGGCGTCCGTCCGCCGTGCCGCCACCCGCCGGCGCCGACCCGGTCCCGGCCGGGAAGGCTGCCGGGGAGCCGCGCGGCGGGTACCGGGAGGTACTCGCCGACCGGCCGTTCCTCGGCGTCCTGGCCACCGTCTGGGTGTTCGCGCTCTGCGACCTCGCGCTGACCGTGCTGCTGAGCGCCTACGTGATCGAGGGGCGCGGCTTGCCGGCGTGGCAGCCGGGGATGCTGTTCGCGATCAACACCGTCATGGTGGTGCTGGCCCAGACCGCACTGGCCAAGGCGGTCGAGCGGCACCGGCGGCCCAGAGTGCTCCAGGTGGCGGCCGTCCTGTGGATGGTGTCCTTCGTCCTGATCGCGTTGGTTCCCCGCGAGCACGTCGGACTGGCCTTCGGCGGCCTCGTACTGGGCATGGTCGTCTTCACGGTCGCGGAGCTGCTCCAGGCCCCGACGAGCAGCGCACTGATCGTGGGGATGGCTGCAGGGCACCTCCGCGGCCGGTACCTGGGCTTGGAGGAGCTGATGTGGAGCCTGGCCAAGGTGCTGGCGCCGACCGTGTTCACCTGGCTGCTGGCGCGGGGCGCGGGCCTGCCGTGGTTCGCGCTCTGCCTCTGTTGCCTCGCGGCGGTGGTGGTGCTGCAGCGGCTCCGGCGCGTGCTGCCCGCACGCGTCCAGCGGGAGACCGTCCGTGGCTGA
- a CDS encoding GNAT family N-acetyltransferase, giving the protein MAERAAEVRRPEEFRDVYHRVYRQPPYHEDEAAADGFARELAGHAALPGFSVTTVMEGGVLGGFAYGVHREEGWWHPRAAAPAPSWLRRPLFYVYELAVVGELRGRGHGRELLDLLLADRAEPFAVLAASSRASAREMYRRWGWTKVGELTGPPHGVDLLALPLTPLP; this is encoded by the coding sequence GTGGCTGAGCGTGCGGCCGAGGTCCGTCGCCCGGAGGAGTTCCGCGACGTCTACCACCGGGTCTACCGCCAGCCGCCCTACCACGAGGACGAGGCGGCCGCCGACGGCTTCGCCCGAGAGCTGGCCGGCCACGCGGCACTGCCCGGTTTCTCCGTGACCACCGTCATGGAGGGCGGTGTGCTCGGGGGTTTCGCCTACGGCGTGCACCGCGAGGAGGGATGGTGGCATCCGCGCGCCGCCGCGCCCGCCCCGTCGTGGCTGCGCCGGCCGCTGTTCTACGTCTACGAGCTCGCGGTCGTAGGGGAGTTGCGCGGCCGCGGGCACGGGCGCGAGCTGCTGGACCTGCTACTGGCCGACCGCGCCGAGCCGTTCGCCGTGCTCGCCGCGTCGAGCAGGGCGTCGGCGCGCGAGATGTACCGGCGGTGGGGCTGGACGAAGGTCGGCGAACTCACGGGGCCACCGCACGGCGTGGACCTCCTCGCACTCCCTCTGACGCCGTTGCCGTGA
- a CDS encoding PP2C family protein-serine/threonine phosphatase, translating to MAEAGIDYAAVFQALPGMVALLTPELVYADVNEEFLRMSGRTREQLVGRYLFDVFPDNPGDPSANGARNLRASLQRVLTTGERDTMALQRYDVESVERPGEWEERYWSPVNVPVLGPDGRVVVLVHRVEEVTELIKARGGRGSRTGVLEAELYTRARELQELNERLREAHAREREVALALQDAMLPAPGPVGHHRAAVRYQPATGTLNVCGDWYDLVDLPGDRIGVAVGDVVGHGLHAACVMGLLRSALSAASRVADGPAQALEVLGLYARSVEGAENTTAVETCIDWDTHTITYSSAGHPPPALLRSDGTVEFLDQATDPPLGARPDHVARPQATTAFAEGDTLVLYTDGLIERRREDIDTGLARLADALTHHRGTDPEPLADALLLDLLPAMGATDDTALVIVRL from the coding sequence ATGGCGGAGGCGGGAATCGACTACGCGGCGGTGTTCCAGGCACTGCCCGGCATGGTCGCGCTGCTGACTCCCGAACTGGTGTACGCGGACGTGAACGAGGAGTTCCTGCGGATGTCGGGCCGGACGCGCGAGCAGCTGGTGGGCCGGTACCTGTTCGACGTCTTCCCCGACAATCCCGGCGACCCCTCCGCCAACGGCGCGCGGAACCTGCGCGCCTCACTCCAGCGGGTGCTCACCACCGGCGAGCGGGACACGATGGCCCTGCAGCGCTACGACGTGGAGTCCGTGGAACGGCCGGGTGAGTGGGAGGAACGGTACTGGAGCCCGGTCAACGTGCCGGTGCTCGGACCGGACGGCCGGGTCGTGGTGCTGGTTCACCGCGTCGAGGAGGTCACCGAGCTCATCAAGGCCCGCGGCGGGCGAGGCAGCCGCACCGGGGTGCTGGAGGCCGAGCTGTACACCCGGGCCCGGGAGCTGCAGGAGCTCAACGAACGGCTCCGCGAGGCCCACGCCCGCGAGCGTGAGGTCGCCCTCGCCCTGCAGGACGCGATGCTGCCCGCCCCCGGCCCCGTCGGCCACCACCGAGCCGCCGTGCGCTACCAGCCCGCCACGGGAACGCTCAACGTCTGCGGCGACTGGTACGACCTCGTCGACCTGCCCGGTGACCGCATCGGGGTCGCCGTCGGCGATGTCGTGGGCCACGGCCTCCACGCCGCCTGCGTCATGGGCCTGCTCCGCAGCGCCCTCAGCGCCGCTTCCCGTGTCGCCGACGGTCCCGCCCAAGCCCTGGAAGTCCTCGGTCTCTACGCGCGCTCCGTCGAAGGCGCCGAGAACACCACCGCCGTCGAGACCTGCATCGACTGGGACACCCACACCATCACGTACAGCAGCGCCGGCCATCCCCCGCCCGCCCTGCTCCGCAGCGACGGCACCGTCGAATTCCTCGACCAGGCCACCGATCCCCCGCTCGGTGCCCGCCCCGACCACGTCGCCCGTCCGCAGGCCACCACAGCCTTCGCCGAAGGCGACACCCTCGTCCTCTACACCGACGGCCTGATCGAACGCCGCCGCGAGGACATCGACACCGGCCTCGCCCGCCTCGCCGACGCCCTCACCCACCACCGCGGGACCGACCCCGAGCCGCTCGCCGACGCGCTTCTCCTCGACCTGCTCCCCGCCATGGGCGCCACCGACGACACCGCCCTCGTCATCGTCCGGCTCTGA
- a CDS encoding LysR family transcriptional regulator, with the protein MDLDTIRTFVAAADAGQFREAAAELAITQQAVSKRIATLERNLGVRLFTRTPRGAELTIDGQAFLPHARELLRVAERAAASVRTGHRPLRVDVIASRVAPSGLMRGFHRAHPEIDLDVLMLFDIQSAVAAIRSGEIDASFRAVAAPGRPLPEDIESVRVLDEPLQLLTGPSHALAGARSVPLARLAGHRIWMPGIVPGTEWAAYYDDLVAEFGLTIEATGPNFGSDALLDTVADTPALATFMGEHTRLVWPADHGLRRIPVTDPTPVYPHSLLWHRDNPHPALATLRAHLATTPTGHHAAAGTWVPSWVMPR; encoded by the coding sequence ATGGACCTCGACACCATCCGGACCTTCGTCGCCGCCGCCGATGCGGGGCAGTTCCGGGAGGCAGCCGCCGAGCTGGCGATCACCCAGCAGGCCGTCTCCAAACGCATCGCCACGCTGGAGCGCAACCTCGGCGTGCGCCTGTTCACCCGCACCCCGCGCGGCGCCGAGCTCACCATCGACGGGCAGGCGTTCCTGCCCCACGCCCGCGAACTGCTTCGTGTCGCCGAGCGCGCCGCCGCGTCCGTACGGACCGGCCACCGTCCACTGCGCGTCGACGTGATCGCCTCGCGCGTCGCACCGTCGGGCCTGATGCGCGGCTTCCACCGAGCGCACCCCGAGATCGACCTCGACGTGCTCATGCTGTTCGACATCCAGTCGGCCGTCGCCGCCATCCGGTCCGGTGAGATCGACGCCTCCTTCCGCGCCGTCGCCGCGCCCGGCCGGCCCCTTCCCGAGGACATCGAGTCCGTCCGGGTCCTCGACGAGCCGCTCCAGCTCCTCACCGGCCCCTCCCACGCGCTGGCGGGTGCCCGGTCGGTGCCCCTCGCTCGGCTCGCCGGGCACCGGATCTGGATGCCCGGCATCGTCCCCGGTACCGAGTGGGCCGCCTACTACGACGACCTCGTCGCCGAGTTCGGTCTCACCATCGAGGCGACCGGCCCCAACTTCGGCTCCGACGCGCTCCTCGACACCGTCGCCGACACGCCGGCCCTGGCCACGTTCATGGGCGAACACACCCGCCTCGTCTGGCCCGCCGACCACGGCCTGCGCCGCATTCCGGTGACCGATCCGACACCGGTCTACCCGCACTCGCTGCTGTGGCACCGAGACAACCCCCACCCGGCGCTGGCCACCCTCCGCGCCCACCTCGCCACCACGCCAACCGGCCACCACGCCGCGGCCGGCACCTGGGTCCCGAGCTGGGTGATGCCGCGCTGA
- a CDS encoding response regulator transcription factor has translation MSVDVMVYDDLSLSRCALTALLEQDPAIRVVGSVDNRYAALEFAELNRPEVVVISFEGRDEETVDIAEKIAILPNVRTLLVATACVRSAVRRAFAGEIGGMVRRSVPPQRLFEAIHLVHEGERAFDAELAVAAVANGDCPLTPRQLSVLEHLDGGDTVEEIAARLSLSEGTVRNYISSIVVKLGARNRIDALRIARNLEWI, from the coding sequence ATGAGTGTCGATGTGATGGTCTACGATGATCTTTCCCTGTCCCGATGTGCGCTCACGGCACTGCTGGAACAGGATCCGGCGATCAGGGTCGTGGGATCGGTGGACAACAGGTATGCCGCGCTCGAGTTCGCCGAGCTGAATCGACCCGAGGTCGTGGTCATCAGTTTCGAAGGCCGGGACGAGGAAACGGTCGATATCGCCGAGAAGATCGCCATCCTTCCCAACGTCCGCACGCTGTTGGTCGCCACCGCATGCGTCCGCTCGGCCGTTCGCAGGGCCTTCGCCGGGGAGATCGGCGGAATGGTGCGGCGCAGTGTCCCGCCTCAGCGCCTTTTCGAGGCGATCCATCTGGTGCACGAGGGCGAGCGAGCCTTCGACGCCGAGCTCGCTGTCGCGGCCGTGGCCAACGGAGACTGCCCGCTGACCCCCCGGCAGCTGTCCGTACTCGAGCACCTCGACGGGGGTGACACGGTGGAGGAGATCGCCGCACGGCTGTCGCTGTCCGAAGGGACGGTGCGCAACTACATTTCATCCATCGTGGTGAAACTGGGTGCACGCAACCGCATTGACGCGTTGCGCATCGCCCGGAATCTGGAATGGATCTGA
- a CDS encoding MFS transporter, translated as MRSGQRPGRSFGWLWGAYGTSALGTWLAFGAFPLIAVQVLHAGPAEVAALSSAGAAVGAAVAVPLGPWVEFRRKRPVLIATDLVRCAALLTLPLAFALGVLTFVQLLLVSVVVAAADITFRAASGAYLKSLLPAEDLLVANARFESTAWTTTIIGPPLGGAAIGLLGPMATVVADAVSYLLSALGIRATGGHEPHPERAAGARIRARDLLDGWRYVLADATLRPLFFNTVLFNGLVMAAQPLLAVLMLGRLGFAPWQYGLAFAAPSIGGLLGSRLARPLVTRFGQHQVLAVAGTLRALWPIGLAFLGPGTGGLLLVMGVELGLIFCCGVFNPVHATCRLERTAPDRVTRTLAAWAVTTKATTALLTAVWGVLGALLGPRTAIGLAGVLLLATPLLLPRRAAAVPSGPVPAPGRT; from the coding sequence ATGAGGAGCGGACAGCGGCCGGGACGGTCGTTCGGGTGGCTTTGGGGGGCGTACGGGACCAGCGCGCTCGGTACGTGGCTCGCCTTCGGCGCGTTCCCACTGATCGCCGTCCAGGTGCTGCACGCCGGACCGGCCGAGGTCGCAGCGCTCTCCTCCGCGGGAGCTGCGGTGGGCGCGGCCGTGGCGGTGCCGCTCGGTCCTTGGGTGGAGTTCCGCCGCAAGCGGCCGGTGCTGATCGCGACGGACCTGGTGCGGTGCGCGGCACTGCTGACGCTTCCCCTCGCGTTCGCGCTCGGCGTGCTCACCTTCGTCCAGCTTCTACTGGTGTCGGTCGTCGTCGCGGCGGCCGACATCACCTTCCGCGCCGCCTCCGGCGCGTACCTGAAATCGCTGCTGCCAGCCGAGGACCTGCTCGTCGCCAACGCCCGGTTCGAGTCGACGGCCTGGACGACCACGATCATCGGACCGCCGCTGGGCGGCGCGGCGATCGGACTGCTCGGCCCGATGGCGACCGTGGTGGCAGACGCGGTCAGCTACCTGCTCTCGGCCCTGGGCATCCGTGCGACGGGCGGGCACGAGCCGCATCCCGAGCGCGCGGCGGGCGCGCGCATCCGGGCCCGGGACCTGCTCGACGGCTGGCGGTACGTCCTCGCCGACGCGACGCTGCGCCCGTTGTTCTTCAACACCGTCTTGTTCAACGGCCTGGTCATGGCCGCCCAGCCGCTGCTGGCCGTCCTGATGCTCGGGCGGCTCGGGTTCGCCCCGTGGCAGTACGGCCTCGCCTTCGCCGCGCCCTCGATCGGCGGGCTGCTCGGTTCACGGCTGGCCCGACCACTCGTCACCCGGTTCGGACAGCACCAGGTCCTGGCCGTGGCCGGGACCCTGCGCGCGCTCTGGCCCATCGGCCTGGCCTTCCTGGGGCCGGGCACGGGCGGGCTGCTGCTGGTGATGGGTGTCGAACTCGGGCTCATCTTCTGCTGCGGGGTCTTCAACCCCGTCCACGCCACCTGCCGCCTCGAGCGCACCGCGCCCGACCGGGTCACCCGCACGCTGGCCGCCTGGGCGGTGACGACCAAGGCCACGACCGCGCTCCTGACGGCCGTGTGGGGCGTGCTGGGTGCCCTGCTCGGCCCGCGTACGGCCATCGGCCTGGCCGGCGTACTCCTCCTGGCGACCCCGCTGCTGCTCCCCCGCCGCGCGGCAGCGGTTCCGTCCGGCCCGGTGCCGGCACCGGGGCGCACCTGA
- a CDS encoding YcaO-like family protein has product MASEYAEVVDVLQHDGCLRPAGAALDSERAARVAGTTVLITGAPELTAPLVHALSTTGYAHVGPAPEDLSVVDVRDTVLVAAFSHPAHRELSRIDELCARSGLRWLPLRHERGRAVLGPAITPGTTADFADVLDRRLSAAHDPRVVEAMRTAPQPDGHRLRDGDVRWTSAQLGTYLERWVTGEATVDEIELDPRRLDRIERTILPVPTRPRPVVRGNPEADLLVDDQVGVVTGVQELAPLPGMPAQLRVCAVDVADMRRVADWPNDRQAFGTSWSDFDAARRSAVGEAVERYCGSRLPEERLRYGSHARLRRAGVPVLDPRRLHLYSQRQYRSDGFPFAPLTVDAECAWVEGRSWTTGEPVWVPAFLVAHGEHDPVAYSDPLVAGVACGVSEEHAVTSGLEEVIERDTTMLWWANAARLPRLPIPDRIRELVADSLDAYDISLIHLDNEFDVPVLAAVVRDRAAGWLGIGFATRPDPQEAAEKALAEGFTLHHTCRFLDDDKMLADGRADLPHLGNLKPYRADRRYLDSYRPDFSDVRDLLCQQQVHLDPRAAERVAPWVRDLPTRPWDGLPALRQRSLEAYRERVEARGFEVISVDLTTCDAEAAGFSAAHTIVPGLVSNFPAGMPMWGDGRIGRAGVRLGWRSQPLSEDEFNVFPLPHA; this is encoded by the coding sequence ATGGCCTCCGAATACGCCGAGGTGGTCGACGTCCTGCAGCACGACGGCTGCCTGCGTCCGGCCGGAGCCGCCCTCGACTCCGAGCGGGCGGCGCGAGTGGCGGGCACCACGGTCCTCATCACCGGCGCGCCGGAGCTCACCGCCCCCCTCGTCCACGCGTTGAGCACCACCGGCTACGCACACGTCGGGCCCGCCCCGGAAGACCTGTCCGTCGTCGACGTCCGCGACACCGTGCTCGTCGCCGCCTTCTCCCACCCCGCCCACCGCGAACTGAGCCGCATCGACGAGCTGTGTGCCCGGTCCGGCCTGCGCTGGCTGCCACTGCGCCATGAACGCGGCCGGGCCGTCCTCGGACCTGCCATCACCCCCGGTACCACGGCGGACTTCGCGGACGTACTGGACCGCAGGCTCAGCGCGGCACACGACCCGCGGGTCGTGGAGGCCATGCGGACCGCGCCGCAGCCGGACGGCCACCGGCTCCGCGACGGCGACGTCCGCTGGACATCCGCACAGCTCGGCACCTACCTGGAGCGCTGGGTCACGGGCGAGGCCACCGTCGACGAGATCGAGCTCGATCCGCGCCGGCTCGACCGGATCGAGCGCACCATCCTGCCGGTTCCGACCCGGCCGCGGCCGGTGGTGCGCGGCAACCCCGAGGCGGACCTGCTCGTCGACGACCAGGTCGGTGTGGTGACCGGTGTCCAGGAGCTGGCCCCCTTGCCGGGCATGCCGGCGCAGCTGCGGGTGTGCGCGGTGGACGTCGCCGACATGCGGCGCGTCGCGGACTGGCCCAACGACCGGCAGGCGTTCGGCACGTCCTGGTCCGATTTCGACGCCGCCCGCCGCAGCGCCGTCGGCGAGGCGGTCGAACGCTACTGCGGCAGCCGACTGCCCGAGGAGCGGCTCCGGTACGGCAGCCACGCCCGCCTGCGCAGGGCCGGCGTGCCCGTGCTCGACCCGCGCCGGCTGCACCTGTACTCGCAACGGCAGTACCGCAGCGACGGCTTCCCCTTCGCGCCCCTGACCGTGGACGCGGAGTGCGCCTGGGTCGAGGGCCGCTCGTGGACGACCGGCGAGCCGGTGTGGGTGCCCGCCTTCCTGGTCGCCCACGGAGAGCACGACCCGGTTGCCTACTCCGATCCGCTGGTGGCCGGCGTGGCCTGCGGCGTCAGCGAGGAGCACGCCGTCACCTCGGGGCTCGAAGAGGTGATCGAGCGGGACACCACCATGCTGTGGTGGGCCAACGCCGCCCGCCTTCCCCGGCTGCCGATTCCCGACCGGATCCGCGAGCTGGTCGCCGACAGCCTGGACGCCTACGACATCAGCCTGATCCATCTGGACAACGAGTTCGACGTCCCGGTGCTCGCCGCGGTCGTACGCGACCGGGCCGCCGGATGGCTGGGCATCGGCTTCGCCACCCGGCCCGACCCGCAGGAGGCGGCGGAGAAGGCGCTCGCCGAGGGGTTCACCCTGCACCACACCTGCCGCTTCCTCGACGACGACAAGATGCTGGCGGACGGCCGGGCGGACCTGCCGCACCTGGGCAACCTCAAGCCGTACCGCGCCGACCGGCGCTATCTCGATTCCTACCGGCCGGACTTCAGCGACGTCCGGGACCTGCTGTGCCAGCAGCAGGTCCACCTCGATCCGCGGGCGGCGGAGCGGGTCGCACCCTGGGTACGGGACCTCCCCACCCGCCCCTGGGACGGACTGCCCGCGCTCAGGCAGCGGAGCCTCGAGGCGTACCGCGAACGGGTCGAGGCCCGCGGCTTCGAGGTGATCAGCGTCGACCTGACGACCTGTGACGCCGAAGCGGCCGGGTTCAGTGCCGCCCACACGATCGTGCCCGGCCTCGTGTCGAACTTCCCCGCCGGCATGCCCATGTGGGGCGACGGCAGGATCGGCCGCGCGGGCGTCCGGCTCGGCTGGCGGTCGCAACCACTGTCCGAGGACGAGTTCAACGTCTTCCCCCTGCCCCACGCGTGA